Proteins encoded within one genomic window of Couchioplanes caeruleus:
- a CDS encoding single-stranded DNA-binding protein, with translation MSGETTITVVGNLTDDPDLRFTPSGTAVANFRIASTPRQLDRQSGEWRDGEPLFLSCHIWRDAAENVAESLKRGARVIVTGRLRQRSYETREGEKRTVIELEADEVGPSLRYARAKVMKLTRTGAAPSGAMAPVVGGGSADDPFSVPATVGALAGTAADDKPPF, from the coding sequence GTGTCTGGAGAGACCACCATCACGGTCGTCGGGAACCTCACCGATGACCCCGACCTGCGCTTCACCCCGTCCGGGACCGCGGTCGCCAACTTCCGCATCGCCTCGACCCCACGCCAGCTCGACCGCCAGTCCGGCGAGTGGCGCGATGGGGAGCCGCTGTTCCTGTCCTGCCACATCTGGCGCGACGCGGCGGAGAACGTCGCCGAGTCCCTGAAGAGGGGCGCTCGGGTCATCGTGACCGGCCGGCTGCGGCAACGCTCGTACGAGACCCGCGAGGGCGAGAAGCGCACCGTCATCGAGCTGGAAGCCGACGAGGTCGGCCCGTCGCTGCGCTACGCCCGCGCCAAGGTCATGAAGCTGACCCGCACCGGCGCCGCGCCGAGCGGCGCGATGGCGCCCGTCGTTGGTGGTGGATCCGCCGACGACCCGTTCTCTGTGCCCGCCACGGTCGGCGCCCTGGCCGGCACCGCGGCCGACGACAAGCCCCCGTTCTGA
- a CDS encoding bifunctional DNA primase/polymerase: MPEPPQLLQAALTLARDGWPVFLLGRTKRPVANCPACPKAGQHTRHDPEACECLTCHGFYAATRDPHRITAMVHAVPGGMLAIRTGHVSDLAVIDIDPRNGGRILPDLMTPTRCVYTGSGGWHLYYRHPGGTLAAKLRGYPGIDIKADGGYVVAPPSLHPSTRRPYRWVGHWPVNEMPAPLIASARPAEAPPAATPAARPTPTTNGQGISSPPALLAAHLDAVARAPEGRRRTTLYGAARGVARMVAAGALTHHDAYAALYDAGLRAEQVHRDIHAAIVGGFRAESVATEGIAA; this comes from the coding sequence ATGCCCGAACCTCCGCAGCTGCTCCAAGCGGCCCTCACGCTCGCCCGTGACGGCTGGCCCGTGTTCCTGCTCGGCCGCACCAAACGACCCGTCGCCAACTGCCCCGCCTGCCCGAAAGCCGGCCAGCACACCCGCCACGACCCCGAGGCCTGCGAGTGCCTGACCTGCCACGGCTTCTACGCCGCCACCCGCGACCCCCACCGCATCACCGCCATGGTCCACGCCGTGCCCGGCGGCATGCTCGCCATCCGCACCGGCCACGTCAGTGACCTGGCGGTCATCGACATCGACCCACGCAACGGCGGCCGAATCCTGCCTGACCTGATGACGCCCACCCGGTGCGTCTACACCGGCTCCGGGGGCTGGCACCTGTACTACCGCCACCCCGGCGGCACCCTCGCCGCCAAGCTGCGCGGGTACCCGGGCATCGACATCAAGGCCGACGGCGGCTACGTCGTCGCCCCACCCTCCCTTCACCCGAGCACTCGACGCCCGTACAGGTGGGTGGGTCACTGGCCGGTCAATGAGATGCCCGCGCCGCTGATCGCCTCCGCCCGACCCGCCGAGGCGCCGCCGGCCGCAACACCCGCCGCCCGCCCGACCCCGACGACGAACGGGCAGGGCATCTCATCCCCGCCCGCCCTACTCGCCGCGCACCTCGACGCGGTCGCCCGCGCCCCCGAGGGCCGTCGCCGCACCACCCTCTACGGCGCCGCACGCGGCGTCGCCCGCATGGTCGCTGCCGGCGCGCTCACCCACCACGACGCCTACGCGGCGCTCTACGACGCCGGGCTGCGCGCCGAACAGGTCCACCGCGACATTCACGCCGCGATCGTCGGCGGGTTCCGCGCGGAATCCGTTGCTACCGAAGGGATTGCCGCATGA
- a CDS encoding DUF3631 domain-containing protein — translation MTDPQPIEGAAILDRLHGALTRYVILPSPEAIDAAVLWIAASHAQPAWTHAPRMVIKAPEKRCGKSRFLDVVSETCHKPIMTVNASTPAIYRSIGTDDPPTILLDEADTIFGGKQAEANEDLRGLLNAGHQRGRPTIRWNQQKQQVEQIATFAMAALAGIGSMPDTIEDRAVVIKMRRRTSAEKVAPFRQRRDGPALRTIAADLTAWLRTNMIELEKAEPAMPLEDRAADTWEPLIAVADLAGGNWPARARTAALALNAARDGDAEYSDRLRLLIDCRTAFGDLDVIPSIVLLERLKALPESPWAELNGIGLTAMKLGVLLREYEIGSENIRFPTGRVKGFYRHAFTDAWERYCPPPDPDAVTEPYKPYQDDVSAAHPRYGLLRPVRLEPYHDQAGTA, via the coding sequence ATGACCGACCCCCAGCCGATCGAGGGCGCCGCCATCCTCGACCGCCTCCACGGTGCCCTCACCCGGTACGTGATCCTGCCCTCGCCCGAGGCCATCGACGCAGCCGTACTGTGGATCGCCGCCAGCCACGCCCAACCGGCGTGGACGCACGCCCCACGGATGGTGATCAAAGCGCCGGAGAAGCGGTGCGGCAAATCCCGCTTCCTCGACGTGGTCAGCGAGACCTGCCACAAGCCGATCATGACAGTGAACGCGTCCACCCCGGCGATCTACCGGTCGATCGGCACCGACGACCCACCCACCATCCTCTTGGATGAGGCCGACACCATCTTCGGCGGCAAACAAGCCGAAGCCAACGAAGACCTCCGCGGCCTGCTCAACGCCGGCCACCAACGCGGACGACCCACCATCCGATGGAACCAGCAGAAACAGCAGGTCGAACAGATCGCTACCTTCGCCATGGCCGCGCTCGCCGGGATCGGCTCCATGCCCGACACCATCGAGGACCGCGCCGTGGTCATCAAGATGCGCCGCCGCACCTCGGCGGAGAAGGTCGCCCCATTTCGGCAACGCCGCGACGGCCCCGCCCTGCGCACCATCGCCGCCGACCTCACCGCCTGGCTGCGCACCAACATGATCGAACTGGAGAAGGCCGAACCGGCGATGCCGCTGGAAGACCGGGCCGCCGACACCTGGGAGCCGCTGATCGCGGTTGCCGACCTGGCCGGCGGCAACTGGCCCGCCCGCGCCCGCACCGCCGCGCTCGCCTTGAACGCGGCCCGCGACGGCGACGCCGAATACTCCGACCGGCTCCGTCTGCTCATCGACTGCCGCACCGCGTTCGGGGACCTCGACGTCATCCCGTCCATCGTGCTGCTCGAGCGGCTCAAGGCCCTGCCCGAGTCCCCGTGGGCCGAGCTCAACGGCATTGGCCTGACTGCGATGAAGCTCGGCGTGCTGTTGCGCGAGTACGAGATCGGCTCGGAGAACATCCGCTTTCCGACCGGCCGGGTCAAGGGGTTCTACCGGCACGCGTTCACCGACGCGTGGGAACGCTACTGCCCGCCACCTGACCCGGACGCAGTCACCGAGCCGTACAAGCCGTACCAAGACGACGTATCCGCAGCTCACCCCCGGTACGGCTTACTACGCCCGGTACGGCTTGAGCCGTACCACGACCAGGCCGGTACGGCTTAG
- a CDS encoding helix-turn-helix transcriptional regulator → MARTFLTLPEFLAELDVPKSTFFRWKALGQAPRTYKLPNGQLRIRRTDYDTWLESREEPQAA, encoded by the coding sequence ATGGCGCGCACCTTCCTCACCCTGCCCGAATTCCTCGCCGAGCTGGACGTACCCAAGTCGACCTTCTTCCGCTGGAAAGCCCTCGGCCAAGCACCCCGCACCTACAAGCTGCCCAACGGCCAACTCCGCATCCGACGCACCGACTACGACACCTGGCTGGAGAGTCGAGAGGAGCCGCAAGCCGCATGA